A single region of the Pygocentrus nattereri isolate fPygNat1 chromosome 27, fPygNat1.pri, whole genome shotgun sequence genome encodes:
- the smap2 gene encoding stromal membrane-associated protein 2: protein MTGKSVKDVDRYQAVLTSLLALEENKFCADCRAKGPRWASWNLGIFICIRCAGIHRNLGVHISRVKSVNLDQWTQEQIQCVQEMGNAKARRLYEAFLPECFQRPETDQAAEVFIRDKYEKKKYMDKCIDIQAFRKEKSEAITKEAPVVFEKMKLKREEPQQFKSTPKKQSHSVNDLLGLDAPPVPVANGKASPEQSPALDLFSSLPAANSNSAKSTPASGSVSSSMPKGRVAASVPENLSLFLDPPAKSEENSKKMSKDSILSLYSSVTPQTNMAAHAGMYMGAAPMGYAPAAGYGHYQALATQQGMMGTMMAPQVNMMGQPGIMAQSAVAAPTPYMGGVQGGMMGVQSGVMGGVGPLPQQPYAVHQAQQLQWNIAQMTHHMAGMNFYGANNVMGYGQPMGGASAPNTNHVLGSHVWK from the exons GTCCAAGATGGGCATCCTGGAATTTGGGAATCTTTATCTGTATCCGATGTGCAGGAATACACCGGAATCTCGGTGTACACATATCACGTGTCAAGTCTGTTAACCTGGACCAGTGGACCCAGGAGCAAATTCAG TGTGTGCAGGAAATGGGGAATGCCAAGGCACGGCGGCTCTATGAGGCTTTTTTACCTGAGTGCTTCCAGCGTCCGGAGACAGACCA AGCTGCAGAGGTATTCATCCGGGACAAGtatgaaaagaagaaatataTGGACAAATGCATTGATATCCAAGCCTTTCGA aaagagaagagtgagGCAATAACAAAAGAGGCGCCTGTTGTTTTTGAGAAGATGAAGCTG AAGAGGGAGGAGCCTCAGCAGTTCAAGAGCACTCCAAAGAAGCAGTCCCACTCTGTAAATGACCTTTTAGGACTAG ATGCTCCTCCAGTGCCTGTGGCAAATGGAAAGGCCAGTCCTGAGCAGAGCCCAGCGTTGGATTTGTTCAGTTCCTTGCCTGCTGCCAACTCAAACTCTGCCAAGAGTACA CCTGCATCTGGCTCCGTTTCCAGCTCCATGCCCAAAGGCCGGGTAGCAGCATCAGTACCAGAGAACCTCAGTCTTTTCCTGGACCCACCTGCCAAAAGTGAGGAGAACAGCAAGAAAATGTCCAAAGACTCCATCTTGTCTCTATATAGCAGCGTAACACCTCAGACTAACATGGCTGCTCATG CTGGAATGTACATGGGAGCAGCCCCAATGGGCTATGCCCCTGCTGCTGGGTACGGACATTACCAGGCTCTGGCCACTCAGCAAGGCATGATGGGAACCATGATGGCCCCACAAGTGAACATGATGGGACAGCCAGGCATCATGGCACAGTCAGCAGTGGCTGCCCCTACTCCTTACATGGGGGGAGTGCAGGGGGGCATGATGGGAGTTCAGAGTGGCGTGATGGGGGGTGTAGGGCCACTGCCCCAGCAACCATATGCAGTGCACCAGGCCCAGCAGCTGCAGTGGAACATTGCACAG ATGACTCACCACATGGCAGGCATGAACTTTTACGGTGCCAACAACGTAATGGGATACGGGCAGCCCATGGGAGGGGCATCTGCTCCCAACACCAATCATGTGCTTGGCTCACATGTATGGAAATGA